The Thermus antranikianii DSM 12462 genome has a segment encoding these proteins:
- a CDS encoding metal ABC transporter permease has protein sequence MLDALGYPFFQRALLAGLLVSLLSGLLSPFVVQRRLSFLGDGLAHAAFAGVALGLFLRGEPLWFALPFTFLVAMAITLVKEKTELSEDTAIGVFFALSVALGAVFLSKARGYVGDAMGYLFGSLLAVGPADLWAMALLLFLAPFLLPLWGPLAYATFDRELALSDRVPVVFHDYLLSGFLAVSLVLAVKVVGIILVAAFLVIPGAAARLLSRTFAGLTLLSLLLASFSTVLGLFLSFLLDWPSGASIVLLQAALFGLAFVKTVFSVRK, from the coding sequence ATGCTTGACGCCTTGGGTTATCCCTTTTTCCAGAGGGCCCTACTCGCAGGGCTTTTGGTGAGCCTTCTTTCCGGATTGCTCTCCCCCTTCGTGGTGCAAAGGCGGCTTTCCTTCCTGGGGGATGGGCTTGCCCACGCCGCTTTTGCCGGGGTGGCCTTGGGGCTTTTCCTAAGGGGGGAGCCCCTTTGGTTTGCCCTGCCCTTCACCTTTCTGGTGGCCATGGCCATCACCCTGGTGAAGGAGAAGACCGAGCTTTCCGAGGACACCGCCATCGGGGTCTTCTTCGCCCTCTCCGTGGCCCTGGGGGCGGTCTTCCTCTCCAAGGCCCGGGGGTACGTGGGGGACGCCATGGGCTACCTCTTCGGCTCCCTTCTGGCGGTGGGGCCTGCGGACCTTTGGGCCATGGCCCTCCTCCTCTTCCTGGCCCCTTTCCTCCTTCCCCTGTGGGGGCCCTTGGCCTACGCCACCTTTGACCGGGAACTGGCCCTTTCCGACCGGGTGCCGGTGGTTTTCCACGACTACCTCCTTTCCGGCTTCCTTGCCGTGAGCCTGGTGCTGGCGGTGAAGGTGGTGGGGATTATTCTGGTGGCGGCCTTTTTGGTAATCCCCGGGGCGGCGGCCAGGCTCTTGAGCCGCACCTTTGCCGGGCTCACCCTTCTTTCCCTCCTCCTGGCCTCCTTTTCCACGGTGCTTGGCCTTTTCCTCTCCTTCCTCCTGGACTGGCCCAGCGGGGCCAGCATCGTGCTTCTGCAGGCGGCTTTGTTTGGCCTGGCCTTCGTGAAAACCGTATTTTCCGTGAGGAAATAA
- a CDS encoding RrF2 family transcriptional regulator → MWVSTKAQYGLRALVEIGLKAPEAVPLKEVAEAQGISQHYLEQIAAQLRRSGFIRSVRGAKGGYRLARPPERVTALEVVEALEGSLAPVSCIEDPESCAKVGQCSTELLWKRVDLAMRQVLGSTTLKDLIEERKLIEAKRLIQLQPAG, encoded by the coding sequence ATGTGGGTGTCTACGAAGGCCCAGTACGGCCTCAGGGCTCTGGTGGAGATTGGCCTCAAGGCCCCGGAGGCGGTGCCCCTTAAGGAGGTGGCGGAGGCCCAGGGCATCAGCCAGCACTACCTGGAGCAGATCGCGGCCCAGCTTAGGCGCTCCGGGTTCATCCGCTCCGTGCGGGGGGCCAAGGGGGGCTACCGTCTGGCCCGTCCCCCCGAGAGGGTGACGGCCCTCGAGGTGGTGGAGGCCCTCGAGGGCAGCCTGGCCCCGGTTTCCTGCATCGAAGACCCGGAGTCCTGCGCCAAGGTGGGGCAGTGCTCCACTGAGCTCCTCTGGAAGCGGGTGGATCTGGCCATGCGCCAGGTCCTGGGGAGCACCACCTTGAAGGACCTCATCGAGGAGCGGAAGCTCATCGAGGCCAAGCGCTTGATCCAGCTTCAGCCCGCAGGCTAG
- a CDS encoding cysteine desulfurase family protein: MEGKEGTLALVYLDYAATTPLDPEVQQAMREVEGIFGNPSSIHRFGQEARRVLEGARERIASLLGVRPREVVFTSSGSEADALALLGVALAKGKGHVVSTEVEHSAVLGALRLLERLGFAVTRLRPDRLGLVYPEQVEEALRPDTILVSVMAANNELGTLYPIREMAEIAHAHGALFHTDAVQAVGQVPFRVDEVGADLVSLSAHKFYGPKGIGALLVRQGVDLFPLVPGKQEGGRRGGTQSPVLAHGMAVALEKALRLLPEESSRLLALRRRLEAGLLSVEGVELNGHPERRLPKLVNVTVKGADGEALLLAMDLMGVAVSSGSACSAGSLEPSHVLLAIGRSPREARASLRFSLGRYTTEAEVDRAVEVFREAVARARA; the protein is encoded by the coding sequence ATGGAGGGCAAGGAGGGAACCTTGGCTTTGGTCTATCTGGACTACGCGGCCACCACGCCCCTGGACCCCGAGGTCCAGCAGGCCATGCGCGAGGTGGAGGGAATCTTCGGCAACCCAAGCAGCATCCACCGCTTTGGCCAGGAAGCCAGAAGGGTGCTGGAGGGAGCCCGGGAGCGGATCGCAAGCCTCCTGGGGGTGCGCCCCAGGGAGGTGGTCTTTACCAGCTCGGGTTCCGAGGCGGATGCCCTGGCCCTTTTGGGGGTGGCCTTGGCCAAGGGGAAGGGGCATGTGGTGAGCACGGAGGTGGAGCACTCCGCGGTCCTGGGGGCCTTGCGGCTCCTTGAGCGCCTGGGCTTTGCCGTGACCCGGCTCAGGCCCGACCGCTTGGGCCTGGTTTACCCGGAGCAGGTGGAGGAGGCCCTGAGGCCCGACACCATCCTGGTGAGCGTCATGGCCGCCAACAACGAGCTCGGCACCCTCTACCCCATCCGGGAAATGGCCGAGATCGCTCACGCCCACGGGGCCCTTTTCCACACCGATGCCGTGCAGGCCGTGGGCCAGGTGCCTTTCCGGGTGGATGAGGTGGGGGCGGACCTGGTTTCCCTAAGCGCCCACAAGTTCTATGGGCCGAAGGGGATTGGAGCCCTTTTGGTGCGCCAGGGGGTGGACCTCTTCCCCCTGGTGCCGGGCAAGCAGGAGGGGGGAAGACGGGGGGGCACGCAAAGCCCAGTCCTGGCCCATGGGATGGCGGTGGCCCTGGAGAAGGCCTTAAGGCTCTTGCCGGAGGAGTCCTCCCGGCTTCTCGCCTTGAGGCGGCGCCTCGAGGCGGGCTTGCTTTCCGTGGAAGGGGTGGAGCTCAACGGTCATCCCGAGCGCCGCCTTCCCAAGCTGGTCAACGTGACGGTGAAGGGCGCGGATGGGGAGGCCTTGCTTCTCGCCATGGACCTCATGGGGGTGGCGGTTTCCTCGGGCTCGGCCTGTTCGGCGGGAAGCCTCGAGCCCTCCCATGTCCTTCTGGCCATCGGACGCTCCCCAAGGGAAGCCCGGGCCTCCTTGCGCTTCTCCCTGGGACGCTACACCACGGAGGCCGAGGTGGACCGGGCGGTGGAGGTCTTCAGGGAGGCGGTGGCCCGGGCGCGGGCCTAA